In Desulfobaccales bacterium, the following proteins share a genomic window:
- a CDS encoding MerR family transcriptional regulator produces the protein MDEGIPPKQYYTIGEVSRLTGVKPHVLRYWETRGKILRPSRRRSRHRLYRPADIQLILEIKRLREEERLPLAALRRQVEARRSPGPAPGSRAWATQVAALLRELMAELEALRELLEE, from the coding sequence GTGGATGAGGGCATCCCTCCCAAGCAGTATTACACCATCGGGGAGGTGAGCCGCCTCACCGGGGTAAAGCCCCATGTGCTGCGCTACTGGGAGACCCGGGGGAAGATTCTGAGGCCCAGCCGGCGGCGTTCCCGGCACCGGCTGTATCGCCCGGCGGACATTCAGCTCATCCTGGAGATCAAGCGTCTCCGGGAGGAGGAGCGGCTCCCCTTGGCGGCCCTGCGGCGTCAGGTGGAGGCGCGGAGAAGTCCAGGCCCGGCCCCGGGCTCCCGGGCCTGGGCCACGCAGGTGGCGGCGCTGCTGAGAGAGTTGATGGCCGAGCTGGAGGCCCTGCGGGAGCTTCTGGAGGAGTGA
- a CDS encoding YifB family Mg chelatase-like AAA ATPase — translation MLAKAISGALKGVDAYLVSVEVDLAPGLPAFSVVGLPEAAVKESRDRVRAALKNSGYQFPTNRITINLAPADVRKEGTGFDLPVAVALLAAQGLIPPERLERFLLFGELSLDGSLKPTRGVLSMALATRAAGLSLILPRDNAPEAAVVQGLEAYPLATLAQTVEFLAGREEVSPVPPSTPSLLAGDPGEELDFREVRGQEPVKRALLLAAAGGHNVLMVGPPGAGKTMLAQRLPSILPPLSFEEALETSKIYSIMGLLPPGRPLLTRRPFRAPHHTISDAGLIGGGTTPRPGEVSLAHHGVLFLDELPEFKRATLEVLRQPLEDGCVTISRAATTLTYPARFMLVAAMNPCPCGFYGDPRRPCTCTPSQINTYRARISGPLLDRLDLQVQVPAVPFRELDAPSEGGGSRELRERVLAARERQARRFARTRIFCNAYMTPRLLKEHCTLGDDSRRLLERAMERLALSARAYTRILKIARTIADVEGETAIAPAHIAEAIQYRSLDRRF, via the coding sequence ATGCTGGCCAAGGCCATCAGCGGTGCCCTGAAGGGCGTGGACGCCTACTTGGTCTCCGTGGAGGTGGATCTGGCCCCCGGTCTTCCCGCCTTCAGCGTCGTCGGCCTGCCCGAGGCCGCGGTCAAGGAATCCCGGGACCGGGTGCGGGCTGCCCTCAAAAACTCCGGTTACCAGTTTCCCACCAACCGCATCACCATCAACCTCGCCCCCGCGGATGTCCGCAAGGAGGGCACCGGTTTTGACCTCCCGGTGGCCGTGGCCCTGCTGGCCGCCCAAGGCCTCATTCCCCCGGAACGTCTGGAGCGCTTCCTCCTCTTCGGGGAGCTCTCCTTGGACGGCAGCCTCAAACCCACCCGGGGGGTCCTTTCCATGGCCCTGGCCACCCGGGCCGCAGGCCTAAGCCTCATCCTCCCCCGGGACAACGCCCCGGAAGCCGCCGTGGTCCAGGGGCTGGAAGCCTACCCCCTGGCCACCCTCGCCCAGACCGTGGAATTCCTGGCCGGCCGGGAGGAGGTCTCCCCGGTGCCTCCCTCCACCCCCAGCCTCCTGGCCGGGGACCCCGGGGAGGAACTGGACTTCCGGGAGGTCCGGGGCCAGGAGCCAGTGAAGCGCGCCCTGCTTCTGGCCGCGGCCGGCGGCCACAACGTCCTCATGGTGGGGCCTCCCGGTGCGGGCAAGACCATGCTGGCCCAGCGCCTTCCCTCCATCTTGCCCCCCCTCTCCTTCGAGGAGGCCCTGGAGACCTCCAAAATCTACAGCATCATGGGCCTCTTGCCCCCGGGCCGGCCCCTCCTCACCCGCCGCCCTTTCCGGGCCCCCCACCACACCATCTCCGATGCCGGCCTCATCGGCGGCGGCACCACCCCTCGCCCCGGCGAGGTCTCCCTGGCCCATCACGGCGTCCTTTTCCTGGACGAGCTGCCGGAATTCAAACGGGCCACCCTCGAGGTCCTGCGCCAGCCCTTGGAGGACGGCTGCGTCACCATCTCCCGGGCTGCCACCACCCTCACCTATCCGGCCCGGTTCATGCTGGTGGCCGCCATGAATCCCTGCCCCTGCGGTTTTTATGGCGATCCCCGCCGCCCCTGCACCTGCACCCCCTCCCAGATCAATACCTACCGGGCCCGCATCTCCGGCCCCCTCCTGGACCGTCTGGATCTCCAGGTGCAGGTCCCCGCCGTGCCCTTCCGGGAGCTGGACGCTCCCTCTGAGGGCGGCGGTTCCCGGGAGCTGCGGGAGCGGGTCCTGGCCGCCCGGGAGCGCCAGGCCCGCCGTTTTGCCCGCACCCGCATCTTCTGCAATGCCTATATGACCCCCCGCCTCCTCAAGGAGCACTGCACCCTGGGTGACGACTCCCGCCGCCTCCTGGAGCGGGCCATGGAGCGCCTGGCCCTCTCTGCCCGGGCCTACACCCGCATCCTCAAGATCGCCCGCACCATCGCCGATGTGGAGGGTGAAACGGCCATCGCCCCGGCCCACATCGCCGAGGCCATCCAGTATCGCTCCCTGGATCGTCGGTTCTGA
- the uppP gene encoding undecaprenyl-diphosphatase UppP yields the protein MHPLYAIFLGVVQGITEFLPISSSGHLALLEHYFQAPGAGLTFDILLHLGTVAALLTYFRREWLAMAQAVWRPSPYTRLDRRLFICILAASVPGALAGVFLEHQAETVFRLPWRIALLLGSVGLLLILAERLARHDRPLTNLHLGDALLIGLSQALAIMPGVSRSGITMTCALFLGFTREAAARFSFLLATPIIAGAGLFHLRKLFSAPPENLSVTAGLLGFLAALLSSYAAIRFLLRFLRRHTFLPFALYRLLLAAVVLALTLLRVG from the coding sequence ATGCACCCGCTTTACGCCATCTTCCTCGGTGTCGTTCAGGGGATCACGGAGTTTCTCCCCATCTCCTCTTCCGGCCATCTGGCTCTGCTGGAGCATTATTTTCAGGCCCCCGGCGCCGGCCTCACCTTCGATATCCTCCTCCATCTGGGCACCGTGGCCGCCCTCCTCACCTACTTCCGCCGGGAGTGGCTGGCCATGGCACAGGCGGTGTGGCGCCCTTCCCCTTACACCCGCCTGGACCGGCGCCTGTTTATCTGCATCCTGGCAGCCTCCGTTCCCGGGGCTTTGGCCGGCGTCTTTCTGGAGCATCAGGCCGAAACCGTCTTCCGCCTCCCCTGGCGCATTGCCCTGCTCCTGGGGAGCGTCGGCCTCCTCCTCATCCTGGCGGAACGCCTGGCCCGCCATGACCGTCCCCTCACCAATCTGCACCTGGGGGATGCCCTCCTGATCGGCCTCTCCCAGGCCCTGGCCATCATGCCCGGGGTCTCCCGCAGCGGCATCACCATGACCTGCGCCCTCTTTCTGGGCTTCACCCGGGAGGCCGCCGCCCGTTTCTCCTTCCTCCTGGCCACCCCCATCATCGCCGGCGCCGGCCTCTTTCACCTGCGCAAACTCTTCAGCGCCCCCCCGGAAAACCTCTCCGTCACTGCCGGCCTGCTGGGGTTTCTCGCCGCCCTCCTCTCCAGTTACGCCGCCATCCGCTTTCTTTTGCGGTTCCTCAGGCGCCACACCTTCCTCCCCTTCGCCCTCTACCGGCTGCTCCTGGCCGCCGTGGTCCTGGCCCTCACCCTCCTTCGCGTCGGCTGA